The Pelodiscus sinensis isolate JC-2024 chromosome 13, ASM4963464v1, whole genome shotgun sequence genome includes a region encoding these proteins:
- the LOC102449323 gene encoding DNA-directed RNA polymerases I and III subunit RPAC2-like has product MAEEAQGKPALELVQADGADGSCVTFVLHNEDHTLGNSLRYMIMKNSEVEFCGYSITHPSESKINFRIQTRGGLPAVEPFRKGLTELVDVCQHVLSKFEAGIKEYKAQKEAEME; this is encoded by the exons ATGGCCGAGGAGGCGCAGGGGAAGCCGGCGCTGGAGCTG GTCCAAGCAGATGGGGCAGATGGAAGCTGTGTGACATTTGTGTTACATAATGAGGACCACACACTTGGCAACTCCCTCCGTTACATGATCATGAAGAA TTCTGAAGTGGAGTTTTGTGGTTACAGCATCACCCACCCATCTGAAAGCAAAATCAACTTCCGAATCCAGACCAGAG GGGGGCTCCCAGCCGTTGAGCCATTCCGGAAAGGACTGACTGAGCTGGTGGACGTCTGCCAGCACGTGCTCAGCAAATTTGAG GCGGGCATAAAGGAATATAAGGCCCAAAAAGAGGCAGAAATGGAGTAG